A window of the Equus asinus isolate D_3611 breed Donkey chromosome 20, EquAss-T2T_v2, whole genome shotgun sequence genome harbors these coding sequences:
- the FEM1A gene encoding protein fem-1 homolog A, giving the protein MDLRSAVYKAAGAGKLQLLQKLLSGRSREELEELTGEVAGEGTPLLIAARHGHLDVVEYLVDRCGASVEAGGSVHFDGETIEGAPPLWAASAAGHLAVVRSLLRRGASVNRTTRTNSTPLRAACFDGHLEVVRYLVGEHQADLEVANRHGHTCLMISCYKGHREIARYLLEQGAQVNRRSAKGNTALHDCAESGSLEILQLLLGCHARMERDGYGMTPLLAASVTGHTNIVEYLIQEQPATQEALPGRERGGPGGAAQPQSGLRSRPEEPPSGESYESCCPTSREAAVEALELLGATYVDKKRDLLGAMKHWRRAMELRHQGGTYLPKPEPPQRVLAYDYCKEVNTAKELEALITDPDEMRMQALLIRERILGPSHPDTSYYIRYRGAVYADSGNFERCIHLWKYALDMQQNNLEPLSPMTASSFLSFAELFSYVLQDHAARVKGSVDTHIGFADLMGVLCKGVREVERALQLPKEPGESAQFTKALAIILHLLYLLEKVECTPEQEHLKHQTVYRLLKCAPRGKNGFTPLHMAVDKETQKVGRYPVGIFPSLQVVKVLLNCGADPDSRDFDNNTPLHIAAQNNCPAIMNVLIEAGAHMDATNAFKKTAYELLDEKLLAKSTIQPFNYVTLQCLAARALDKNKIPYKGVIPEELEAFIELH; this is encoded by the coding sequence ATGGACCTCCGCAGCGCCGTGTACAAGGCGGCCGGCGCCGGCAAGCTGCAGCTGCTTCAGAAGCTGCTGAGCGGCCGGAGccgggaggagctggaggagctgaCGGGCGAGGTGGCGGGCGAGGGGACGCCGCTGCTCATCGCCGCGCGCCACGGCCACCTGGACGTGGTGGAGTACCTGGTGGACCGGTGCGGCGCGAGCGTGGAGGCGGGCGGCTCGGTGCACTTCGATGGCGAGACCATCGAGGGCGCGCCGCCGCTCTGGGCCGCCTCGGCCGCCGGTCACCTGGCCGTGGTGCGCAGCCTGCTGCGCCGGGGGGCGTCGGTGAACCGCACGACGCGCACCAACTCGACGCCCCTGCGCGCCGCCTGCTTCGACGGCCACCTGGAGGTGGTGCGCTACCTGGTGGGCGAGCACCAGGCCGACCTGGAGGTGGCCAACCGGCACGGCCACACGTGCCTCATGATCTCGTGCTACAAGGGTCATCGCGAGATCGCGCGTTACCTGCTGGAGCAGGGCGCGCAGGTGAACCGGCGCAGCGCCAAGGGCAACACGGCCCTGCACGACTGCGCCGAGTCCGGCAGCCTGGAGATCCTGCAGCTGCTGCTCGGCTGCCACGCGCGCATGGAGCGCGACGGCTACGGCATGACCCCGCTGCTGGCGGCCAGCGTCACGGGCCACACCAACATCGTGGAGTATCTCATCCAGGAGCAGCCGGCCACCCAGGAGGCGCTGCCGGGGCGCGAGCGAGGcgggcccggtggcgcggcgcaGCCCCAGagcggcctccgctcccgcccGGAGGAGCCTCCTAGCGGCGAGTCCTACGAGAGCTGCTGCCCCACCAGCCGCGAGGCCGCAGTGGAGGCCTTGGAGCTGCTGGGCGCCACCTACGTGGATAAGAAGCGGGATCTGCTGGGCGCCATGAAACACTGGAGACGGGCCATGGAGCTGCGGCACCAGGGGGGCACCTACCTGCCCAAACCGGAGCCCCCGCAGCGCGTCCTGGCCTACGACTATTGCAAGGAGGTGAACACCGCCAAGGAGCTGGAGGCGCTCATCACCGACCCCGACGAGATGCGGATGCAGGCCCTCTTGATCCGCGAGCGCATCCTGGGTCCCTCGCACCCGGACACGTCCTATTATATCCGGTACAGGGGCGCCGTGTATGCCGACTCGGGCAATTTCGAGCGCTGCATCCACCTGTGGAAGTACGCCCTGGACATGCAACAGAACAATCTGGAGCCCCTGAGCCCCATGACCGCCAGCAGCTTCCTGTCGTTTGCCGAGCTCTTCTCGTACGTGCTCCAGGACCACGCGGCCAGGGTCAAGGGCAGCGTGGACACGCACATCGGCTTTGCAGACCTCATGGGGGTGCTGTGCAAAGGGGTCCGGGAGGTGGAACGGGCCTTGCAGCTGCCCAAGGAGCCCGGGGAATCGGCCCAGTTCACCAAGGCCCTGGCCATCATCCTCCACCTGCTCTACCTGCTGGAGAAAGTCGAGTGCACGCCCGAGCAGGAGCATCTGAAGCACCAGACCGTGTACCGGCTGCTGAAGTGCGCCCCCCGCGGCAAGAACGGCTTCACCCCTCTGCACATGGCCGTGGACAAGGAGACCCAGAAGGTGGGCCGCTACCCGGTGGGCATATTCCCCTCCCTCCAGGTGGTCAAAGTGCTGCTCAACTGCGGGGCAGACCCAGACAGCAGGGACTTTGACAATAACACCCCGCTGCACATCGCGGCCCAGAACAACTGCCCGGCGATCATGAATGTCCTCATCGAAGCGGGGGCCCACATGGATGCCACCAACGCCTTCAAGAAGACGGCCTACGAGCTGCTGGACGAGAAGCTGCTGGCCAAGAGCACCATTCAGCCTTTCAACTATGTCACCCTGCAGTGCCTTGCCGCCCGCGCCCTGGACAAGAACAAGATCCCCTACAAGGGCGTCATCCCTGAGGAGCTGGAGGCCTTCATCGAGTTGCACTGA